The following proteins are encoded in a genomic region of Protaetiibacter sp. SSC-01:
- a CDS encoding carbohydrate kinase family protein has translation MSRDRVVIVGDLINDIVVVPREAIRADTDTTATIRNTSGGSAANTAVWLAAQGAAVDFVAAVGGHDAAAHAAELTAAGVTPHLQVEPGATTGTIVILVQGHDRSMLTDRGANSLLREAAVTAELLADAALLHVSGYSVVDGFGVEGTREVLARAADARVRVSVNPGSIGFISDFGAERFMSAIEGAHAVFLSAEEARLLTGIADPADAARALGARFPVVALTRGAQGVLVVADGAEPVAVPAPAVDAVDPTGAGDAFIAGFIASWLRTSDPVAAASAAVHVAAQAVTAIGGRPA, from the coding sequence GTGAGCCGCGACCGGGTCGTCATCGTCGGCGACCTCATCAACGACATCGTCGTCGTGCCGCGCGAGGCCATCCGCGCCGACACCGACACGACGGCGACCATCCGGAACACCTCGGGCGGGTCGGCTGCCAACACGGCCGTGTGGCTCGCGGCGCAGGGCGCGGCGGTCGACTTCGTCGCGGCGGTGGGCGGGCACGACGCGGCGGCACACGCCGCCGAGCTGACCGCCGCGGGCGTCACCCCGCACCTGCAGGTCGAGCCCGGCGCGACGACCGGCACGATCGTGATCCTCGTGCAGGGTCACGACCGCTCGATGCTCACCGACCGCGGGGCGAACTCGCTGCTGCGGGAGGCAGCGGTCACCGCGGAGCTGCTCGCGGATGCGGCGCTCCTGCATGTGAGCGGCTACAGCGTCGTCGACGGCTTCGGCGTCGAGGGCACGCGCGAGGTGCTCGCGCGGGCCGCGGATGCCAGGGTGCGGGTATCGGTCAACCCCGGCTCGATCGGGTTCATCTCCGACTTCGGGGCCGAGCGCTTCATGTCGGCGATCGAGGGCGCGCACGCCGTGTTCCTGAGCGCTGAGGAGGCGCGGCTGCTGACCGGCATCGCCGACCCCGCGGATGCCGCGCGGGCGCTCGGGGCGAGGTTCCCGGTCGTCGCTCTCACGCGCGGGGCGCAGGGCGTGCTCGTCGTCGCGGACGGCGCCGAGCCCGTCGCCGTGCCGGCGCCTGCGGTCGACGCCGTCGACCCGACGGGCGCGGGCGACGCGTTCATCGCGGGCTTCATCGCCTCGTGGCTGCGCACATCCGACCCGGTCGCCGCCGCATCCGCCGCCGTGCACGTGGCGGCGCAGGCCGTCACCGCGATCGGGGGCCGGCCCGCGTAG
- a CDS encoding pseudouridine-5'-phosphate glycosidase produces the protein MTAFQLSRDVEAALADGRPVVALESTIISHGLPRPRNLEAAIEFEEILREKGVTPATIAVLDGVPQIGLDADGVRRIAEEDLAKASVRDLPILAALGRSGATTVAATAYLAGLAGVRVFATGGLGGVHRGASETFDESADLTTLASSPVTVVSAGVKSVLDIPGTLERLETLSVPVIGYGTTAFPAFWLRESGYELDWKVDSADEVAAVMAARDAFGSRSGIVLANPIPLEQQWDPAEHDRVLATAFAAAEEAGVRGKAVTPFLLGFIVEESGGKSLEVNLDLARNNVRVAADVATAWAKRAPRP, from the coding sequence ATGACCGCCTTCCAGCTCTCCCGCGACGTCGAAGCAGCCCTCGCCGACGGCCGCCCCGTCGTCGCCCTCGAGTCCACGATCATCAGCCACGGCCTCCCGCGCCCCCGCAACCTGGAGGCCGCGATCGAGTTCGAGGAGATCCTGCGCGAGAAGGGCGTGACGCCCGCGACGATCGCCGTGCTCGACGGTGTGCCGCAGATCGGCCTCGACGCGGACGGCGTGCGCCGCATCGCGGAGGAGGACCTCGCGAAGGCGTCCGTCCGCGACCTCCCGATCCTCGCCGCCCTCGGCCGCTCGGGTGCCACCACCGTCGCCGCGACCGCGTACCTCGCGGGCCTCGCCGGGGTGCGCGTCTTCGCGACCGGCGGCCTCGGGGGCGTGCACCGCGGCGCATCCGAGACCTTCGACGAGTCGGCCGACCTCACGACGCTCGCGAGCTCGCCCGTCACGGTCGTGTCGGCGGGCGTCAAGAGCGTGCTCGACATCCCCGGCACCCTCGAGCGCCTCGAGACGCTCTCGGTGCCCGTCATCGGCTACGGCACGACCGCATTCCCCGCGTTCTGGCTGCGCGAGTCGGGCTACGAGCTCGACTGGAAGGTCGACTCCGCGGATGAGGTGGCGGCCGTCATGGCGGCGCGCGACGCGTTCGGGTCGAGAAGCGGCATCGTGCTCGCCAACCCCATCCCGCTCGAGCAGCAGTGGGACCCGGCCGAGCACGACCGCGTGCTCGCGACCGCGTTCGCCGCGGCGGAGGAGGCCGGCGTGCGCGGCAAGGCCGTCACGCCGTTCCTGCTCGGATTCATCGTCGAGGAGTCGGGCGGCAAGAGCCTCGAGGTCAACCTCGACCTCGCGCGCAACAACGTGCGCGTCGCGGCGGATGTCGCGACCGCCTGGGCGAAGCGCGCGCCGCGGCCGTGA